The following are from one region of the Natronocella acetinitrilica genome:
- a CDS encoding M14 family metallopeptidase, with amino-acid sequence MAEVSALQLYRELPGGFLDVQARDIHALLGGPSLIELPGRREPPLFVSVLLHGNETTGLHAIQQLLRRYQGKTLPRSLCLFVGNTQAALAGVRRLDGQPDFNRIWPGGQDADAPEARLVRSVWERMRDRGLFASIDVHNNTGINPHYGCINRLEPAFLGLAALFSRTIVYFTRPQGVQSLAFCQLAPAVTVECGRASEVEGVAHAAEFIDAVLRLENLPRQPRPGEFGLFHTIARVTIPETQRFHFGDGADGLALLPDLEGFNFRELPAGTEFGSYSGEAVPLLVEDERGRDVAERYFTMDDGRLMTRSRVMPSMLTTDARVIRQDCLCYLMERMDPDQR; translated from the coding sequence ATGGCTGAAGTATCGGCTTTGCAGTTGTATCGGGAATTGCCCGGCGGGTTCCTTGATGTCCAGGCGAGGGACATCCATGCCCTGCTGGGCGGTCCCAGCCTCATCGAGCTGCCCGGCCGCCGCGAGCCGCCGTTGTTCGTCTCCGTGCTTCTGCACGGCAACGAGACCACGGGCCTGCATGCCATCCAGCAATTGCTCAGACGGTATCAGGGCAAGACCTTGCCGCGATCGCTCTGTCTATTCGTCGGTAATACCCAGGCCGCACTGGCCGGCGTTCGCCGGCTTGATGGCCAACCCGACTTCAATCGTATCTGGCCCGGGGGGCAGGATGCCGACGCGCCGGAGGCCCGGCTGGTGCGCTCGGTCTGGGAGCGCATGCGTGATCGCGGCCTGTTCGCCAGCATTGATGTGCACAACAACACCGGCATCAATCCCCACTACGGATGCATCAACCGCCTTGAGCCGGCGTTTCTGGGTCTTGCGGCCCTGTTCAGCCGAACCATCGTCTATTTCACCCGCCCGCAGGGTGTGCAATCCCTGGCCTTCTGCCAGTTGGCACCGGCGGTGACCGTCGAGTGCGGCCGTGCCAGCGAGGTGGAAGGGGTTGCCCATGCCGCCGAATTCATTGATGCGGTCCTGCGGCTGGAGAACCTTCCCAGGCAGCCGCGGCCCGGCGAGTTCGGGTTGTTCCACACGATTGCCCGGGTGACCATTCCGGAAACTCAGCGGTTTCACTTTGGCGATGGTGCGGATGGTCTCGCCCTGCTGCCGGATCTCGAAGGCTTCAATTTTCGCGAGCTGCCGGCGGGTACGGAATTTGGCAGTTATTCAGGTGAGGCGGTGCCGTTGCTGGTGGAGGATGAGCGCGGTCGTGACGTGGCGGAGCGGTACTTCACCATGGACGATGGCCGTCTGATGACGCGAAGCCGGGTCATGCCGAGCATGCTCACCACCGATGCCCGGGTGATCCGCCAGGACTGCCTGTGCTATCTCATGGAACGGATGGATCCGGATCAGCGGTAG
- a CDS encoding YdcF family protein: MWWSSLSQLVLPPGGPVILGLIGLLLWRRKLGKGLVVLSLASLYALSTPLLSFALVSPLERTAALPVDDLPDIGEPAAIVVLGGGRRMAAPEYGADTVNWWSLERVRYGARLHRQLGLPLLVSGGTPGDDQVAEAALMATALEEDFGAPVTWLEPRSRNTQENAYFSAGILQDAGIDHVILVTSALHMPRSVKAFERAGVSRVTPAPTGFLGRPADEPLIRAAALLPDRHSLQRSTAALHEHLGSAWYRLLYR, translated from the coding sequence ATGTGGTGGTCATCCCTGAGTCAGCTGGTCCTGCCGCCGGGCGGGCCGGTGATCCTGGGGCTGATCGGCCTGCTGCTGTGGCGCCGCAAGCTTGGCAAGGGGCTGGTGGTGCTCAGCCTGGCCAGCCTCTATGCGCTGTCCACGCCGCTGCTCAGCTTTGCCCTGGTGTCGCCCCTCGAGCGCACCGCTGCCTTACCGGTGGATGACCTGCCCGATATCGGCGAGCCTGCCGCTATCGTTGTCCTTGGCGGTGGTCGCCGCATGGCGGCTCCGGAGTACGGCGCCGACACGGTGAACTGGTGGTCTCTGGAGCGGGTGCGCTATGGCGCGCGGCTGCACCGGCAACTGGGCTTGCCGCTGCTGGTCAGTGGCGGTACGCCGGGTGACGACCAGGTGGCCGAGGCAGCGCTGATGGCGACGGCCCTGGAGGAAGACTTCGGCGCGCCGGTAACATGGCTGGAGCCACGCAGCCGCAACACCCAGGAGAATGCCTATTTTTCGGCTGGCATCCTGCAGGATGCCGGTATCGACCATGTGATCCTGGTGACATCGGCGCTGCACATGCCCCGCTCCGTGAAGGCTTTCGAGCGCGCCGGCGTATCCCGGGTAACACCGGCACCGACAGGTTTCCTGGGTCGACCAGCCGACGAACCCCTCATCAGGGCGGCAGCGCTGCTGCCCGACCGGCACTCACTGCAGCGCAGCACAGCGGCACTTCACGAGCATCTGGGCAGTGCCTGGTACCGGCTGCTCTACCGCTGA
- a CDS encoding D-alanyl-D-alanine carboxypeptidase family protein, with protein sequence MKRLCRSLCLLTLSLTFTSAVVAQSMPVPVPAPPSIAAPSHILLDSGSGQVLVERNPDERREPASLVKVMTAYVVFSEIDSGHLSLSDPVIISERAWRMGGSRMFVEVNRSVSVEDLLRGVIIQSGNDASVALAEHVAGDERTFAQLMNQYADQIGMQNTNFTNSTGWPDENQYTSARDMALLAQAMIRNFPEYYRMYSEREFTFNDITQRNRNQLLWRDDSVDGLKTGHTSTAGYNLVTSAQRDGMRLVSVVMGTESPRARADQSQSLLNYGFRFFQTYELYAGGRELSRPKLWKGAEDTVPVGVAESLMVTIPQRQYDNLDASMQLNTPLIAPVSQGQQVGDVEVRLEGEVIARAPLIALEDIAEGGFFGRMIDELWLMFQ encoded by the coding sequence ATGAAACGCCTGTGTCGTAGTCTGTGCCTTCTGACCCTGTCCCTGACGTTCACCTCGGCGGTGGTCGCGCAGTCCATGCCCGTGCCGGTGCCAGCACCTCCCAGCATTGCGGCGCCGAGCCACATTCTTTTGGACAGCGGCAGCGGTCAGGTGCTGGTAGAGCGCAATCCGGACGAACGGCGCGAGCCCGCCAGCCTGGTCAAGGTGATGACGGCCTACGTCGTGTTCAGCGAGATCGACAGCGGGCACCTGTCGCTCAGCGACCCGGTGATCATCAGCGAGCGGGCCTGGCGCATGGGTGGGTCGCGGATGTTCGTGGAAGTCAATCGCAGCGTCAGCGTCGAGGACCTGCTGCGGGGCGTCATCATCCAGTCCGGCAACGATGCCAGTGTCGCCCTGGCCGAGCATGTAGCCGGAGACGAGCGCACCTTCGCCCAGCTCATGAACCAGTACGCCGACCAGATCGGCATGCAGAACACCAACTTCACCAACTCCACCGGCTGGCCGGACGAAAACCAGTACACCAGCGCCCGGGACATGGCGCTGCTGGCCCAGGCCATGATCCGCAACTTCCCGGAGTACTACCGGATGTACTCGGAGCGGGAGTTCACCTTCAACGACATCACCCAGCGCAACCGCAACCAGCTGCTCTGGCGTGATGACAGCGTGGATGGCCTGAAAACCGGTCATACCAGCACCGCCGGCTACAATCTGGTCACCTCCGCCCAGCGCGACGGCATGCGGCTGGTGTCGGTGGTCATGGGTACGGAAAGCCCCAGGGCAAGAGCTGATCAGAGCCAGTCCCTGCTCAATTACGGTTTTCGCTTCTTCCAGACCTACGAGCTCTATGCAGGCGGGCGTGAACTGTCGCGACCGAAACTGTGGAAAGGCGCGGAAGACACGGTACCGGTGGGCGTGGCCGAGTCGCTGATGGTGACCATTCCCCAGCGCCAGTACGACAACCTGGATGCCAGCATGCAGCTCAATACACCCCTGATCGCACCGGTGAGCCAGGGCCAGCAGGTGGGTGACGTGGAAGTGCGACTGGAGGGCGAGGTCATTGCCCGGGCGCCCTTGATTGCCCTGGAAGACATCGCCGAAGGCGGATTCTTCGGCCGCATGATTGACGAACTCTGGTTGATGTTCCAGTAA
- the lipB gene encoding lipoyl(octanoyl) transferase LipB, with protein sequence MQAFTDDRGPDTPDEIWLVEHPPVFTLGLAGKPEHVLAPGDIPVVNVDRGGQVTYHGPGQVVIYPLLDMRRRRLGVRQLVTLLEETVVALLADYGITAYPRPDAPGVYVDDAKIAALGLRIRRGASYHGVALNVAMDLEPFSRINPCGHAGMQVIQVRDLTPDATLDDMAEGLLQQILRRLTPETLASAP encoded by the coding sequence ATGCAGGCATTCACCGACGACCGCGGCCCGGACACCCCGGACGAGATCTGGCTGGTGGAACACCCGCCGGTCTTCACCCTGGGGCTGGCCGGCAAGCCGGAACATGTGCTCGCCCCCGGCGACATCCCGGTCGTCAACGTGGACCGCGGCGGCCAGGTCACCTACCACGGCCCCGGCCAGGTGGTGATCTATCCCCTGTTGGACATGCGCCGCCGCCGGCTCGGCGTGCGCCAGCTCGTAACCCTGCTTGAAGAGACCGTCGTCGCCCTGCTGGCAGATTACGGCATTACCGCCTACCCCCGCCCGGACGCGCCCGGCGTCTACGTGGACGACGCCAAGATCGCCGCCCTGGGCCTGCGGATTCGCCGTGGTGCCAGCTACCACGGTGTGGCACTGAACGTGGCCATGGACCTGGAGCCCTTCAGCCGCATCAACCCCTGTGGCCACGCCGGCATGCAGGTCATCCAGGTGCGAGACCTGACCCCCGACGCGACCCTCGATGACATGGCCGAAGGATTGCTCCAGCAGATCCTGCGGCGGCTCACTCCTGAAACCTTGGCGTCGGCGCCGTGA
- a CDS encoding YbeD family protein → MSDDRETLLEFPCEFPVKAMGRADEDFVLRVVELVREHVPDLDESRVATSASRRGNYVSVTITFTAISQAQIDAVYLALNADDQVVMTL, encoded by the coding sequence ATGAGTGATGATCGCGAAACCCTGCTGGAATTCCCCTGCGAGTTTCCCGTCAAGGCCATGGGTCGCGCCGATGAGGACTTCGTGCTGCGGGTGGTGGAGCTGGTGAGGGAGCACGTGCCGGACCTTGACGAGTCGCGGGTCGCCACCAGCGCCAGCCGCCGGGGCAACTATGTCTCGGTGACGATCACATTTACGGCCATCAGCCAGGCCCAGATCGACGCCGTCTACCTGGCGCTGAATGCCGATGACCAGGTGGTGATGACGCTTTGA